A section of the Castanea sativa cultivar Marrone di Chiusa Pesio chromosome 12, ASM4071231v1 genome encodes:
- the LOC142620341 gene encoding cinnamoyl-CoA reductase-like SNL6, whose translation MTAMVGEHEFMAEVEVRPAHNVLEACARTDTIDKVVFTSSATAVIWGDDRNTMSSDIDERHWSDINLCRKFKLWHALSKTLAEKTAWALAMDRGVNMVSINGGFLMAPPHLTIKNPYLKGAAEMYEDGVFVTVDLNFTVDSHICIFENVSSYGRYLCFNHVISCNKDATKLAHILLPPSEDCSPGNQKMNVTVNGLEGINLASKYVIFTTRIYRAY comes from the exons ATGACAGCTATGGTTGGTGAGCAT GAATTTATGGCGGAGGTTGAGGTCAGGCCAGCTCACAATGTGCTGGAAGCTTGTGCGAGAACAGACACTATAGACAAAGTTGTCTTTACATCATCTGCTACCGCCGTTATATGGGGAGATGACCGTAATACGATGTCGTCTGATATTGATGAGAGGCATTGGAGTGACATTAATCTTTGTAGAAAATTCAAG TTGTGGCACGCTTTATCAAAGACCCTGGCCGAGAAGACAGCTTGGGCCTTAGCCATGGATCGAGGTGTGAACATGGTCTCCATAAACGGAGGGTTCCTGATGGCTCCTCCTCATCTGACAATCAAAAACCCATATTTGAAAGGAGCGGCTGAGATGTACGAAGATGGTGTATTTGTTACTGTGGATCTCAACTTCACTGTGGACTCTCACATCTGCATCTTTGAAAATGTCTCATCTTATGGCCGATATCTCTGCTTCAACCATGTCATCAGTTGCAACAAAGATGCCACTAAGCTTGCTCACATATTGTTGCCACCCTCTGAAGACTGTTCTCCGGGAAA TCAAAAAATGAATGTTACCGTCAATGGTCTGGAAGGAATTAATCTTGCATCCAAATATGTGATTTTCACAACAAGGATATACCGAGCATATTGA